CACGTTCTCCAGCACCGCGCTCGCGCTCTACTTCCAGGCAGTCGACCTCACACTCCTCTCGCACCTGAACGTCGTGCAGGCACTCTCCCTGCTCCTCCTGTTCGGGCTCGCAGTCGGCCTGTACGCCAGACGGATGGTCGTCCTCGCTCGCGAAAACGGAGGTGCGAGTACATGAGTCCCACGGAGGCCATCCCACTCCTCATCGTCGTCCTCCTCGTGATCTCCATCGGGGGCGGTGACGTCGGAGAAATGTCCGTGACCTTCCAGGGCGACAATACCGTCGACTCACTCCCAGACGTCCACGTCGTCGCCGGCGGGATCACCACAGTCCCTGAAAACGTGACTGTCGACGGTGACATCTACGTGATCGGTGGAACCACGGTCATCGACGGAACAGTCGACGGCGACGTCACGGTTCTCAACGGGAATCTCTCGGTACTCGACGGTGCAACCGTGACCGGGACTCTCCAGACGTATTCGGGCTCCACCGCGGTCAGCGATGACGCGTCAGTCGGGCATATGTCACAGTTCGAAGCCCTCACTCCGTCGAGTTCGCCCGCACAGCGGGTCGGGGGGTTTCTCCTGCAGTTTCTCGTCCTCGGCGCGTTCGGGTGGTGGCTCGTCGAGCGACACCCCCGCCTCCTTGAGAACGTCGGCGCGGCTATCACCGACCACGCCCTCATCAGCGGTGTCGTCGGCAGTCTCGGTGCGACGACGCTCCTCGTCCTCTTCGTCTACATGGCGTTCACGCTCATCCTGCTCCCGGTGGCCATCATCGGTCTCTTTGCCGAGTTCCTGGTCATCCTCTACGGTCAGGTCGTGTTCGGCTACCTCATCGGGACGTACCTGCCAGTCGAGCGCGATGGCGTCGCAACGGTCGCGGGAATCGTCACGTTGCTGCTCGTCCTCGAGCTCCTCGGAGTCATCCCGTACCTCGGCGGGATCGTACAACTGACCGTCGCTGTCGTCGGGTTCGGCGCCGTCCTGAACACGTACTTTGGCCTCCAACGATTCGAGCCTGTCACCATTCCGGAGGGGACGTAACTATGTATTCAAGACCCGACGATCCGAGTCCCCGAATCGAGGTACCCAGACGGTGGTGACCTCGCTTCACATGGGCTGGCGGCACGTCCTGTTCGCGAACTGGCCAGTCGACCCTGGCCTGCTCGACGCGCATCTTCCGTCGACACTCTCGGTCGATACGTACGCCGGCGATGCGTGGCTCTCGACCGTGCCGCTCACCCGATTGATAGGGTAGTGGTCACTGGCGTTCGTACACTCGCAGCCGAGTGAACCGCGAAAGCCATAATCGATGGATTCCTCCAGTGAGCCGGCGAGATAGTTTATAATCCGACTATCTAACCCACATATGTATGTTAAATCTAACTAACAAGGCCGCGATCGTCACGGGGGTTCGACCGGCATCGGGAAGGCAACCCGCAAAGTTCCTCGACGCCCCAACCAGCACCGCGCGCTTTCCCGCCGGCGTTGAGGGCACATGCGTTTTAGCCCGGCAGTCCGCCCGCTACTGCAGGCAGGCAGTCCGGACTGATCGGTCGCGAGCGATGCGGAGGGCGGAACGCGGCGAGCGGTGCGGGCCGTTTGAGAGAGATCTGGGTGGCCGCAGTCGCCACATCTCCAGTGATAGTTCTCGATATGCGGAAAATGAGTCGCTTCTGATGGAACGAAGCCCGAGGGTTAGTTTCTAGAATCTAGAAGCGACCACACACAGACTAGCACGAGCACGATCAAGCCGCCCGTGAAGAACAGGAGGCCTGGCGACATACAGAAGCCGTCCGTACTGAACGGCATCCACCAGGCAGAGGACGGTGCTTGGTCAACTTGATACGGATTTGCCTGGGCCTGTACGAGTCGCTCTACAATACTACTGCCAACCGCCAATACGCCAACCGCGCCAATCAGCCGCGTAAGCGTTTCTCGAAGAGACGACTTCGTATTCTCTTCCCCAGCGAGGACGACGATGGACTCGTTTGTAGGCGCATAGACCTTCATCTCGTTGCCTTGCTCTGAGTACCACGTATCGGCGACCTCTATCAGGTTCGCTTCTTGTAACTTATCTAGATGGTATTTTGCATTCTGGAGTGAGGTATCCACTTCGTCAGCAACTTCAGACGCCGTCCCCGACTGATTGTAGATCGTGGTCAAGACCTGTCGTGTCGTATCCGCTGCGAGAGCCTCAAAAATATCTCCCGCACCCTGGTCGTCGATGTCGACGATCGCTGTCCCGTCGCCGGGTTCCGGACGTGAGGTTGATTGAAATGAGAGGAGACGTTTCACGGGTTCTACGAAAGCCAAAGACCCACGCGTACAATAGTATTGTCAGTGGTAAAACCGCTCTTTTAGCTCTCTCAGGGTCTTTCCTTCCGTAGTCCCTTGTCGCAACTGGATATGCGCCGCAGACAGGCCCTCGCTGCACTTGGCACAAGTATCGTTCCCGTCACAGGGTGTCTCAGTACTGCCCCACCCAGTGATGCAGCCGAGACGACGCCGACGTCGGAGTCATCCACCGGTGAGTTCCCCACCGTTTCGGTTCGCTCCGACTACGAGCAGCCATCGGATGCAACTGTGGTCGTAGACGCGATTCGACAGTTCACCTCAACGCAACCGGCGAAAATCAAAATCTCGTACACGAATACGGCTGCGACTCAGAGAACTGTTGACTTCCAAGCATCGCCACCGTTCTCAGACTACCTGTCGCCGGGCCCGAACGCTCCCCGTCTCGCGATCATTCCTGATGACCATTCGCACATTGCACCTGGAGAAATCGTCGATAATCAGAGTACGCGGACGGAATCGCCGACAGAGCCACGCCAGCTAATCCCGGACGCCCCGATTGAGGGGTGTTGGACCGTTCCGGCAGGATTCGCCGTGTACGGTGTGGCCCATCCGAGAACGCTCTCGCCCGGAGAGACAGTCGCCGAGGAATACACCGTCCTCGGGTATCACACGAATACGTCGTGCTTGCCGTCGGGGACGTATCGATTCGAACAGAATCGGTACTTCGGTGAGGGCAATCCGTGGGGATTCACGATAGAGCTGCGCAGGTAGAACCCCCTTCTCAAACGATGGGAGGGCGCCAGCCGCGAGTTGGAGGGCCGATGCGTTCCGAGCAGAATTGAACCGTCTGGTAGTCAACGTTTGAACGGACGTAGTGCTCGATTATACCCACCTATCAGTCGTCGGACTTGATGCCGGTGATCTCGATACGTGCACCGTCACCAGACCCGTTCGTTACGTGTATGTTCCAATTGTGTGACTCTACGACTTGTTTTGAGATTGTCAGTCCTAATCCGGTTCCGTCCGTTGCCGTCGAGTAGCCAGGCTCAAAGATGCGTGATTGCTCGTCTGGGGGGAGTCCTGCGCCGTCATCTTCGATGAAAAACCCGTCCGGGAGGTCGCCAACCGTAACGACCACGTCCTCACCACCGTGCTCAACAGCGTTCCGGAATAGATTTTCGAGCAGCTGCGTGACACGACTCCGATCTGCCCGAATCGACCGCGTGACATCCACTCTCAAGGTCGCTTCTTTCGTCTCGACGTGCTCCCAGGCCTGTTCACTCACCTCGGCGACAGAGATCCCGTCTCGATCTGTGACCGGGTCTGACTCTTGCGTTAGTGTGAGTAACGCTTCGATCAAGGTACACATTCGGTCATGGGACTGTGCAACGGTGTCCAGATGGTCGCAGTCCTCCTGTACCGAATTCAAGGTGGCCCTCAGCGACGTTTCGCGGATTCCGCAGGTCGGGCGAGCAAATAGTCGTGGTTCCGGTGATCGAGCGCGGTCTATCGCCAGCGGAGCGCGCTCGCGGCCCACGTGTAGCCGGTGCCGGCGGCGAGCGCGAGGACGACGTCTCCCGCCTCGAGGAGGCCGCGCTCGCGTCCCGCTCGAACGGCGAGGATCTGGTCGACGCTCTGGACGTGCCCGTAGCGGTCGAGGTAGTGGTGGCCGTCGCCGACGCCGAGCTCGTCCGTGAGGTAGTCGTGGAACGACCGCTTCATGTGCGTGATCGCGGCGAAGTCCACGTCGTCGCGGTCGAGACCGGCGCGGTCGAGCGCCGCGTCCGCAACGTGAAGGAAGTTCTCGAGGGACACCTCGCCGAGGCGTTCCTTCATGCCGTCCGGGTCGGGGACGGTGAGAGCGTGCATGTTCTCAGACACCGTGCGCTCGCTCGGTGGATGCCGGGAGCCGCCCGCGGGCATGACGACGTCCCGGGAGAACGAGCCGTCGGTGC
This is a stretch of genomic DNA from Salarchaeum sp. JOR-1. It encodes these proteins:
- a CDS encoding polymer-forming cytoskeletal protein translates to MSPTEAIPLLIVVLLVISIGGGDVGEMSVTFQGDNTVDSLPDVHVVAGGITTVPENVTVDGDIYVIGGTTVIDGTVDGDVTVLNGNLSVLDGATVTGTLQTYSGSTAVSDDASVGHMSQFEALTPSSSPAQRVGGFLLQFLVLGAFGWWLVERHPRLLENVGAAITDHALISGVVGSLGATTLLVLFVYMAFTLILLPVAIIGLFAEFLVILYGQVVFGYLIGTYLPVERDGVATVAGIVTLLLVLELLGVIPYLGGIVQLTVAVVGFGAVLNTYFGLQRFEPVTIPEGT
- a CDS encoding DUF2071 domain-containing protein, translated to MTSLHMGWRHVLFANWPVDPGLLDAHLPSTLSVDTYAGDAWLSTVPLTRLIG
- a CDS encoding helix-turn-helix domain-containing protein, coding for MKRLLSFQSTSRPEPGDGTAIVDIDDQGAGDIFEALAADTTRQVLTTIYNQSGTASEVADEVDTSLQNAKYHLDKLQEANLIEVADTWYSEQGNEMKVYAPTNESIVVLAGEENTKSSLRETLTRLIGAVGVLAVGSSIVERLVQAQANPYQVDQAPSSAWWMPFSTDGFCMSPGLLFFTGGLIVLVLVCVWSLLDSRN
- a CDS encoding HAMP domain-containing sensor histidine kinase, whose product is MSEQAWEHVETKEATLRVDVTRSIRADRSRVTQLLENLFRNAVEHGGEDVVVTVGDLPDGFFIEDDGAGLPPDEQSRIFEPGYSTATDGTGLGLTISKQVVESHNWNIHVTNGSGDGARIEITGIKSDD